cgcgcaaagtaacaatattacatatttcttcacaaactgggcatggatttgtcggcaagacacaactacatcccgctgcattccccgatttctaaaaagtttttactgtaaaaagacaataaccaaaaaccttCAATTctactcaccttgctcgttatttttgtaaacatcctgtgcaatgcctgcgccgtcggaagcgcaatgccttcatttcagtgcggcacattttgtgccgcaggcaacgtttcatacccgtgtacATTGGAACGTACTTCTCCCGGAGTGACACTATCAGctacatttttatttaatctttataAATCTTTGACAGAATCGTTCGTCTCTTTGAATAATGCAGGTTTGTTAAACCTCAAAATGGtaccaacgcattttggtagtcactaccaaaattcggccgagttttggtagagAAAAAATGCGTTGCAAgcgtacatatgatgtgttaaggattaTCTTAGATATAGTGGAATATAGCAATAACGAGGCTATTCCAGGTtcgatacctttttgataatgacgttacatacaaaacattgcaAGGATGTGACGTTGACGTTTACGTTACGTTAAAGCGCGCCAATTCCCGACATACTCGGGGCCACGAAATGatactttacacattaaagaaaattacttagTCACAATAAATCGCGTGTATCAGAATTAATACTtaaaagttcatgaatattgctATCACATATGAAAGTTCGTAAGTTTATAGTTCACACATCGTCAGTGATGTCGTCTGTGGTGGGTACACTTCCTACTTCTAGTGGGTATAGATTCACGATTGGTCGTGACGTCACTCCTATAGTAGTTCTAAGTTTGAGTGCTCGTGTTAACCCGTCCATACCAGTGAGTAACTCGTCTACCAGGCCAAGTGTCCATCGTATTCTCGGAGAGTCGTCATGGATTAGTACAACGtcacccatttttagctcgactatacgaagtataaggagagctatcctacacgacccggcgtcggcgtcggcgtctttccgcgtcaccaccttggttaaagtttttttacactttcgctttttatgcccccgaagggaggcatatagtttttgaaccgtctgtccgtctgtcagtctgtccgcaattttcgtgtccggtccatatctttgtcatcgatggatggattttcaaataacttggcatgaatgtgtaccacagtaagacgacgtgtcgcgcgcaagacccaggtccgtagctcaaaggtcaaggtcacacttagacgttaaaggtcatttttcatgatagtgcattcgtgtccggtccatatctttgtcatccatggatggaatttcaaataacttggcatgaatgtgtaccgcagtaagacgacgtgtcgcgcgcaagacccaggtccgtagctcaaaggtcaaggtcacacttagacgttaaaggtcatttttcatgatagtgcattcgtgtccggtccatatctttgtcatccatggatggattttcaaataacttggcatgaatgtgtaccacagtaagacgatgtgtcatgcgcaagacccaggtccgtagctcaaaggccaaggtcagacttagacgttaaaggtcatatttcatgatagtgcattgatgggcgtgtccggtccatatctttgtcattcatgcatggattttaaaattattgggcatgaatgtgcacagtaagacgacgtgtcgcgcgcaagacccaggtccgtagatcAAAGATCCTAAACTCTAAcctcagccataactattcattcaaagtgccgtcgggggcatgtgtcatcctatggatacagctcttgtttcaacttatctctgtaattacttgatggatttgattcagacttgaaatagttattcctcatcatcaccaacatcatctggcataagggccataactctggcaccaatatttcatgatttatctcccctttccacttagtttttaaggttaaagttttgatgcactttcactctatccctgttattactgaatggatttgattcaaacttaaataattgttcaacgtcatcacccacatcatatgatacaagatacataactctggcacaaatttttcatgaattattccccctttttacatagaatttcaggttaaagttttgatgcactttcactctatctctgtttttactgaatggatttgattcaaactaaaatagttattcagcatcatcaccgatgccatatgacacaaggcgcataactctggcaccaatttttcatgaattattccccctttttacttagaatttcaggttaaagttttgatgcacattcactctatcactgttattacagaatggatttgattcaaacttaaaatagttgttcaacatcatcacccacaccatttaacacaaggtgcataactctggcaccaatatttcattatttatctcCTCTTTCTACTTAGtttttatggttaaagttttgatgcactttcactctatcactgttattacagaatggatttgattcaaacttaaaataattgttcaacatcatcacccacaccatttaacacaaggtgcataactctggcaccaatttttcatgaattatgcccccttttacttgaattaaatgttaattttgatgcattttcactatctctCGGTTATTaagaaatgcatttgattcaaacttgaactagttgttccacattatcacccacatcatatgacacaagatgcataacttccgcaccaaaattgtttaattatgccccctttttgcttaggctatacttatatagtgttttgatacactttatctgtacctctcttattacttaatatttttgacacagactcaggcaattgtgcaatatcttcattcaccattggagttaataaacactccagtgacagctccagtttcttcaggtgtgcccagtttcactatccagcatcgaaatagtcgagcacgctgtctcctgtgacagctcttgttatcgtTTGGGCGTTACATCCTGTCTTCTGGTGGTGTTCACGAAGAGCCGTCAGGTACTCGGACATCCATCTGCGCCTAAAGTGGCCTATGAGCGTCTGCTGCATCCGGGCTCGCTTGGTAAGTGATGTGTGATCTGACGTTACATCACAATGTCGTTGGAATATGGTAATGATGTCGTCTGGCGGCCATACAACAGGTGTGCTGGGGTCAGTGGTCTAGGATCATCTGGACTGGATGGAACGTGCGTCAGCGGTCTATTGTTGATCATGCACTCTGCCTCTTTAGTGATGGTTTGAAGTGTTTCCAGGGTAACGTACGCTCGTCCAATAATCTTCTTAAGGGTCACCTTCGTCAGGCCAATGAGTCTTTCCCAGAATCCTCCGTACCAGGGAGCTCTCTTAGGTATAAATCGCCATTCTGTACCCATTTCACTCAGTGATGTACTAATAGATGCAGACTGGAACAGTTCTCTGAGACTGGTAGCAGCAGACTGGTATGTCGTAGCGTTGTCTGATATCATGACTTTAAGAAGGGACTTTCTGCTGACAAACCTTCTAAACGCTTGCATAAATGTAGATTCTAATAGGTCGGTGACAACTTCTAAATGTATAGCTCGTGTAGCTGCGCATGTGAAGAGACATATGTTTGCCTTTGATGTGGTTCCTGTATTGTTCTTAGTTTGGATGGCTCCGGTAAAGTCAGCACCTGTGACTGTGAATGGAGGTGCATTTTCAACTCGTATCTTTGGCAACGGTGGTGGATCAGGGGCACTGTAGGGTCTCCCGATGACTCGTCTGCATGTCACGCACTTACGGGTTATGGCGTTCACACACTGTCTAATGGCCGGTATCCAATACTTCTGACGAATGTTGGTTACTGTAGCGTTCGTTCCGGCATGCAGGTATTTCTCATGGGCGTGCAATACAATTCGGCGGGTAAGTAGGTGTTTCTTAGGCAATAAGTAAGGAAACTTTGTTGATTCAGCAACAGGGGCATTCTGGATTCTGCCGCCACATCGAAGTAGGCCATTACCGTCTGGAAACAACTGTAGTTTATTCACAAGCGTTGGACGAGGTATGCGGGACGTAGGGGACTTCACGTAGGTAACTTCATCGGATAAGCGGTTTCCTGGCAATCTCGCAATAACATTTGCTCAGCATCTTGTAGTTCTTGTGTAGACAGA
The genomic region above belongs to Mercenaria mercenaria strain notata chromosome 12, MADL_Memer_1, whole genome shotgun sequence and contains:
- the LOC128547529 gene encoding uncharacterized protein LOC128547529; translation: MAALIGARLGSHLQKSLMVTDITYWSDSQIVLHWLKSSKPTKRFITNRVTEMSNLTSGSSWRYCPTDSNPADLLTRGITADKFLSSSLWSTGPSWLCNTSAWPTWGSTQALMQTTSEEQTTLDDNPDIPANQQTTSSQDISRHNQIQQIQQAPSCYGLRNRLSDEVTYVKSPTSRIPRPTLVNKLQLFPDGNGLLRCGGRIQNAPVAESTKFPYLLPKKHLLTRRIVLHAHEKYLHAGTNATVTNIRQKYWIPAIRQCVNAITRKCVTCRRVIGRPYSAPDPPPLPKIRVENAPPFTVTGADFTGAIQTKNNTGTTSKANICLFTCAATRAIHLEVVTDLLESTFMQAFRRFVSRKSLLKVMISDNATTYQSAATSLRELFQSASISTSLSEMGTEWRFIPKRAPWYGGFWERLIGLTKVTLKKIIGRAYVTLETLQTITKEAECMINNRPLTHVPSSPDDPRPLTPAHLLYGRQTTSLPYSNDIVM